A genomic window from Pseudogulbenkiania sp. MAI-1 includes:
- the ilvD gene encoding dihydroxy-acid dehydratase, protein MPQYRSKTSTSGRNMAGARALWRATGMKDDDFGKPIIAIANSFTQFVPGHVHLQNMGQLVAREIEKAGGVAKEFNTIAVDDGIAMGHGGMLYSLPSRDLIADSVEYMVNAHCADALVCISNCDKITPGMLMAAMRLNIPVVFVSGGPMEAGKVNWRGVTRGLDLVDAMVEAANPNVSDEEVAAIERSACPTCGSCSGMFTANSMNCLTEALGLSLPGNGSLVATHADRKELFLKAGRLIVDLARRYYEQEDASVLPRSIGSKQAFENAMSLDVAMGGSTNTVLHLLAAANEAGVDFKMADIDRISRGVPCLSKVAPATQKYHMEDVHRAGGVVAILAELDRAGLIHRDVPTVHSKTLGEALEAWDIRRNGPDSEAHRFYRAAPGGVATTIAFSQSMRYPTLDDDRVEGCIRDKEHAYSQDGGLAVLYGNIAERGCIVKTAGVDDSILKFTGRVRIFESQDAAVEGILADQIVAGDVVLIRYEGPKGGPGMQEMLYPTSYLKSKGLGKECALLTDGRFSGGTSGLSIGHVSPEAAEGGAIGLAEEGDTLEIDIPNRTIRLAVSDEELAQRRARMEARGKDAWKPLDRQRVVSAALRAYAAMTTSADTGAVRDVSQVERK, encoded by the coding sequence ATGCCCCAATACCGCTCCAAGACCTCGACTTCCGGCCGCAACATGGCGGGTGCCCGCGCCCTCTGGCGTGCCACCGGCATGAAAGACGACGATTTCGGCAAGCCGATCATCGCCATCGCCAACTCCTTCACCCAGTTCGTGCCGGGCCACGTGCACCTGCAGAACATGGGCCAGCTGGTGGCGCGGGAAATCGAAAAGGCCGGCGGCGTCGCCAAGGAGTTCAACACCATTGCGGTCGACGACGGCATCGCCATGGGCCACGGCGGCATGCTGTACTCGCTGCCCTCGCGCGACCTGATCGCCGACAGCGTCGAATACATGGTCAACGCCCACTGCGCCGACGCGCTGGTGTGCATCTCCAACTGCGACAAGATCACCCCGGGCATGCTGATGGCCGCGATGCGCCTGAACATCCCGGTGGTGTTCGTCTCCGGCGGGCCGATGGAAGCCGGCAAGGTTAACTGGCGCGGCGTGACGCGCGGCCTCGACCTGGTTGACGCCATGGTCGAAGCGGCCAACCCCAACGTGTCGGATGAAGAAGTGGCGGCGATCGAACGCTCCGCCTGCCCGACCTGCGGCTCCTGTTCCGGCATGTTCACGGCCAACTCCATGAACTGCCTGACCGAGGCGCTGGGCCTCTCCCTGCCGGGCAACGGCTCGCTGGTCGCCACGCACGCCGACCGCAAGGAGCTGTTCCTCAAGGCCGGTCGCCTGATCGTCGATCTGGCGCGCCGCTACTACGAGCAGGAAGACGCCTCGGTGCTGCCGCGCTCCATCGGCTCCAAGCAGGCGTTCGAGAACGCCATGAGTCTCGACGTGGCCATGGGCGGCTCCACCAACACCGTGCTGCACCTGCTGGCGGCCGCCAATGAAGCCGGCGTCGACTTCAAGATGGCCGACATCGACCGCATCTCGCGCGGTGTGCCCTGCCTGTCCAAGGTGGCCCCGGCCACCCAGAAATACCACATGGAAGACGTGCACCGCGCCGGCGGCGTGGTCGCCATCCTGGCCGAGCTCGACCGCGCCGGCCTGATCCACCGCGACGTGCCCACCGTGCACAGCAAGACGCTGGGCGAAGCCCTGGAAGCCTGGGATATCCGCCGCAACGGCCCGGACAGCGAGGCGCATCGCTTCTACCGCGCCGCACCGGGCGGCGTGGCCACCACCATCGCCTTCAGCCAGAGCATGCGCTACCCGACGCTGGACGACGACCGCGTCGAAGGCTGCATCCGCGACAAGGAACACGCCTATAGCCAGGACGGCGGCCTTGCCGTGTTGTACGGCAACATCGCCGAGCGTGGTTGCATCGTCAAGACCGCCGGGGTGGACGACTCCATCCTCAAGTTCACCGGCCGCGTGCGCATCTTCGAAAGCCAGGACGCGGCGGTGGAAGGCATCCTGGCCGACCAGATTGTCGCCGGCGACGTGGTGCTGATCCGCTACGAAGGCCCGAAAGGCGGCCCGGGCATGCAGGAAATGCTCTATCCGACCAGCTACCTGAAGTCCAAGGGCCTGGGCAAGGAATGCGCCCTGCTGACCGACGGCCGCTTCTCCGGCGGCACCTCGGGTCTGTCTATTGGCCATGTTTCGCCGGAAGCGGCCGAAGGCGGCGCCATCGGCCTGGCGGAAGAGGGAGATACGCTGGAAATCGACATCCCGAACCGCACCATCCGCCTCGCCGTATCCGATGAGGAGCTGGCGCAGCGCCGCGCCAGGATGGAAGCACGCGGCAAGGACGCCTGGAAGCCGCTGGACCGTCAGCGCGTCGTCAGCGCCGCCCTGCGCGCCTACGCCGCGATGACCACTTCCGCCGACACCGGCGCGGTGCGCGACGTGTCGCAGGTGGAGCGCAAGTAA
- a CDS encoding 3',5'-cyclic-nucleotide phosphodiesterase: MRVTILGASSGIGRPAHTTSFLLDDNTLIDCGTGVGSLEVAQLLRIERVLLTHSHLDHCGFLPLLADVHAGHNGPGITVHSQQATLNAVKQHLFNGVIWPDYTTTPSAEAPYVRLQPLEVGDTVALSGGMATALPAAHSIPAIGWLIEGEWRALAFSGDTGPCPAFWQWISQVPSLSDVLCEITYDDDHLEQARRYGHMAPSLLAPLLDPLPPAAHLWVSHLDPGEEPRMMQHIRAILPPHLLVEQLKAGVTMEL; this comes from the coding sequence ATGCGAGTCACCATCCTGGGCGCCTCCAGCGGCATCGGCCGCCCGGCCCACACCACCAGCTTTCTCCTCGACGACAACACGCTGATCGATTGCGGCACCGGCGTCGGCTCGCTGGAAGTCGCCCAGTTGCTGCGCATCGAGCGCGTGCTGCTGACGCACAGCCATCTCGACCACTGCGGTTTCCTGCCGCTGCTGGCCGACGTGCATGCCGGCCACAACGGCCCCGGCATCACCGTACACAGCCAGCAGGCGACGCTCAACGCCGTCAAGCAGCACCTGTTCAACGGCGTGATCTGGCCCGATTACACCACCACCCCCAGCGCCGAAGCACCCTACGTCCGGCTGCAGCCGCTCGAGGTGGGCGACACCGTCGCGCTGTCCGGCGGCATGGCCACGGCCTTGCCGGCCGCGCACAGCATCCCTGCCATCGGCTGGCTGATCGAAGGTGAGTGGCGCGCACTGGCGTTCAGCGGCGACACCGGCCCCTGCCCGGCGTTCTGGCAATGGATCTCCCAGGTGCCGTCGCTATCCGACGTGTTGTGCGAGATCACCTACGACGACGATCACCTGGAGCAGGCGCGCCGCTACGGCCACATGGCGCCGTCGCTGCTGGCGCCGCTGCTCGACCCGCTGCCGCCGGCGGCGCATCTGTGGGTCAGCCATCTCGACCCTGGCGAGGAGCCGCGCATGATGCAGCACATCCGCGCCATCCTGCCGCCGCACCTGCTGGTCGAGCAGCTCAAGGCCGGCGTGACGATGGAGCTGTAG
- the glyA gene encoding serine hydroxymethyltransferase — MFAADLTIAKYDPELSAVMDAEYRRQEDHVELIASENYVSPAVMEAQGSVLTNKYAEGYPGKRYYGGCEHVDVVEQLAIDRLKALFGAEYANVQPHSGSQANQAVYVSVLKPGDTILGMSLAHGGHLTHGASVNISGKLYNVVPYGLDENEVLDYDAVERLAREHKPKMIVAGASAYALEIDWARFRKIADEVGAYLFVDMAHYAGLVAAGEYPNPVPYADFVTTTTHKTLRGPRGGVILSKAEHEKALNSAIFPCLQGGPLMHVIAAKAVAFKEAASPEFKAYAQQVKKNAKVMAETLIERGLRIVSGKTESHVFLVDLRAKSITGKDAEAALGRAHITVNKNAIPNDPEKPFVTSGIRIGTPAMTSRGFGEAEAKQLANLIADVLEAPNDEAVIARVAGEVTALCQRLPVYAVK; from the coding sequence ATGTTTGCAGCCGATCTGACGATCGCCAAGTACGATCCGGAACTGTCCGCGGTGATGGACGCCGAATACCGCCGTCAGGAAGACCACGTCGAACTGATCGCCTCCGAAAACTACGTCAGCCCCGCCGTGATGGAAGCCCAGGGCTCGGTCCTGACCAACAAGTACGCCGAAGGCTACCCGGGCAAGCGCTACTACGGCGGCTGTGAACATGTCGACGTGGTGGAGCAGCTGGCGATCGACCGCCTGAAGGCTCTGTTCGGCGCCGAGTACGCCAACGTGCAGCCGCACTCCGGCTCGCAGGCCAACCAGGCGGTGTACGTATCGGTGCTGAAGCCGGGCGACACCATCCTCGGCATGAGCCTGGCGCACGGCGGCCACCTGACCCACGGTGCCTCGGTGAACATCTCCGGCAAGCTGTACAACGTGGTGCCCTACGGCCTGGACGAGAACGAAGTGTTGGACTACGACGCCGTCGAGCGTCTGGCGCGCGAGCACAAGCCGAAGATGATCGTGGCCGGTGCTTCCGCCTACGCGCTGGAAATCGACTGGGCGCGTTTCCGCAAGATCGCCGACGAAGTGGGGGCCTACTTGTTCGTCGACATGGCTCACTACGCCGGCCTGGTGGCCGCCGGTGAGTACCCGAACCCGGTGCCGTACGCCGATTTCGTCACCACCACCACCCACAAGACCCTGCGCGGCCCGCGCGGCGGCGTGATCCTGTCCAAGGCCGAGCACGAAAAGGCGCTGAACTCGGCGATCTTCCCGTGCCTGCAGGGCGGCCCGCTGATGCACGTGATCGCTGCCAAGGCGGTGGCCTTCAAGGAGGCCGCGTCGCCGGAGTTCAAGGCCTACGCCCAGCAGGTCAAGAAGAACGCCAAGGTGATGGCCGAGACCCTGATCGAGCGCGGCCTGCGCATCGTGTCGGGCAAGACCGAGTCGCACGTGTTCCTGGTCGACCTGCGCGCCAAGAGCATCACCGGCAAGGATGCCGAAGCCGCCCTGGGCCGTGCCCACATCACCGTCAACAAGAACGCCATCCCGAACGATCCGGAAAAGCCGTTCGTCACCTCCGGCATCCGCATCGGCACCCCGGCCATGACCAGCCGCGGTTTCGGCGAAGCCGAAGCCAAGCAGCTGGCCAACCTGATCGCCGATGTGCTGGAAGCACCGAACGACGAGGCGGTGATTGCGCGCGTGGCCGGTGAAGTGACGGCCCTGTGCCAGCGTCTGCCGGTGTACGCAGTAAAGTAA
- the lgt gene encoding prolipoprotein diacylglyceryl transferase — MFIHPQFDPVAIQLGPLAVHWYGLMYLVGFLLFIGLGNLRLKQGHAFLTPKLLDDLLMYGVLGVVLGGRLGYILFYKPGEYLANPLAIFKVWEGGMSFHGGFLGVLVGMWWFARRHQRSFWEVTDFIAPLVPLGLAAGRIGNFINGELWGRVTSPTAPWATLFPQARQDDLLQAQGNPEWANWLLQYGALPRHPSQLYQFALEGLTLFVILWWFSGRQRPTGQVSALFLLGYGAFRFIAEFAREPDDFLGLLAMSLSMGQWLSLPMIVLGAVLFVWFGRRESR, encoded by the coding sequence ATGTTCATTCATCCCCAGTTCGACCCGGTGGCCATCCAGCTTGGCCCGCTCGCCGTCCATTGGTACGGCCTGATGTACCTCGTGGGTTTCCTGCTGTTCATCGGGCTCGGCAACCTTCGCTTGAAACAGGGCCATGCGTTCCTGACGCCCAAACTGCTGGATGACCTGCTGATGTACGGGGTATTGGGGGTGGTGCTGGGCGGCCGGTTGGGCTACATCCTGTTCTACAAGCCGGGCGAGTACCTGGCCAACCCGCTCGCCATCTTCAAGGTGTGGGAAGGCGGCATGTCGTTCCACGGCGGCTTCCTCGGGGTACTGGTCGGCATGTGGTGGTTCGCCCGCCGCCACCAGCGCAGCTTCTGGGAAGTGACCGACTTCATCGCGCCGCTGGTGCCGCTGGGGCTGGCGGCCGGGCGCATAGGCAACTTCATCAACGGCGAGCTGTGGGGACGCGTGACCAGCCCGACCGCCCCGTGGGCGACGCTGTTCCCGCAGGCACGGCAGGACGACCTGCTGCAGGCGCAGGGCAATCCGGAATGGGCCAACTGGCTGCTGCAATACGGTGCCCTGCCGCGCCACCCCTCTCAGCTCTACCAGTTTGCCCTGGAGGGACTGACGCTGTTCGTCATCCTGTGGTGGTTCTCCGGCAGGCAGCGTCCAACTGGCCAGGTGTCCGCGCTGTTCCTGTTGGGCTATGGCGCGTTCCGCTTCATCGCCGAGTTCGCGCGCGAGCCGGATGACTTCCTGGGCCTGCTAGCCATGAGCCTGAGTATGGGCCAGTGGCTCAGCCTGCCGATGATCGTGCTAGGAGCCGTGCTGTTTGTCTGGTTCGGCCGGCGCGAATCGCGTTAA
- a CDS encoding phosphonate ABC transporter ATP-binding protein has translation MSLTFEHVGLSLGGVQILSDISLALADGEQAALIGPSGAGKSSLLLLANTVYRPSQGTVSVLGRDPWRCTRRELQRLQADIGKVYQAAPLPPRQRVVNAVAAGRLGRQGTLASLLSLLRPHDAAGVSQALQRVDLADKLWARCDQLSGGQRQRVGIARALYQAPRLLLADEPVSALDPRLAEETVKRLTDDARARRATLLMSLHSVDLALAYFPRLIGLRDGRIVFDLPRAEVHPGLIEALYAGETLAGNDTGPVEAEPGFPRGVRC, from the coding sequence GTGAGCCTCACGTTCGAGCACGTCGGCCTGAGCCTGGGCGGCGTGCAGATCCTGAGCGACATCAGCCTGGCGCTGGCCGACGGCGAGCAGGCGGCGCTGATCGGCCCGTCCGGCGCTGGCAAGTCGTCGCTGTTGCTGCTGGCCAACACCGTGTACCGGCCCAGCCAGGGCACGGTAAGCGTGCTGGGCCGCGACCCCTGGCGCTGCACGCGACGCGAGCTTCAGCGTCTGCAGGCCGACATCGGTAAGGTCTACCAGGCCGCCCCGCTGCCGCCGCGCCAGCGCGTGGTGAATGCGGTGGCCGCCGGCAGGCTGGGCCGCCAGGGGACGCTGGCCTCGTTGCTGTCGCTGTTGCGGCCACACGACGCCGCCGGCGTGAGCCAGGCGCTGCAGCGGGTCGATCTGGCCGACAAGCTGTGGGCGCGCTGCGACCAGTTGTCTGGCGGGCAGCGCCAGCGCGTCGGCATCGCCCGCGCGCTGTACCAGGCGCCACGGCTGCTGCTGGCGGACGAGCCGGTGTCGGCACTCGACCCGCGCCTGGCCGAGGAGACGGTCAAACGTCTTACCGACGACGCCCGCGCGCGCCGCGCCACCTTGCTGATGAGCCTGCATTCGGTCGACCTGGCACTGGCCTATTTCCCGCGCCTGATCGGCCTGCGCGATGGCCGCATCGTGTTCGACCTGCCACGCGCCGAGGTGCATCCCGGGCTGATCGAGGCGCTGTACGCCGGTGAAACCTTGGCCGGCAACGACACCGGGCCGGTGGAAGCCGAGCCCGGCTTCCCGCGGGGCGTGCGATGCTGA
- a CDS encoding putative selenate ABC transporter substrate-binding protein: MKAIKLALAGALLAVSAIASAEEAVLKVSAIPDEAPTELQRKFAPLGAYLEKELGIKVQFVPVTDYAAVVTALTSDKIDMAWLGGFTFVQASQRGKVVPLVQREEDSKFTSKYIANAEAGINSLKDLKGKSFAFGSASSTSGHLMPRYFLQKQGIKPEGFFKNVAYSGAHDATVAWVASGKVEGGVLNASVWDKLVEAGKVDPAKVKLIGTTPSYYDYNWTVRGNLDAKLQQKITKAFLKLDPKNPEQQAILELQRASKFIPTKAANYKGIEAAAKEAGLLK, encoded by the coding sequence ATGAAAGCCATCAAGCTTGCACTGGCTGGCGCCCTGCTGGCCGTTTCCGCTATTGCTTCCGCCGAGGAAGCCGTCCTCAAGGTCTCGGCCATTCCCGACGAGGCTCCGACCGAACTGCAGCGCAAGTTCGCCCCGCTCGGCGCCTACCTGGAAAAGGAACTGGGCATAAAGGTGCAGTTTGTGCCGGTCACCGACTACGCCGCCGTGGTCACCGCGCTGACCTCGGACAAGATCGACATGGCCTGGCTCGGCGGCTTCACCTTCGTGCAGGCCAGCCAGCGCGGCAAGGTGGTGCCGCTGGTACAGCGCGAGGAAGACAGCAAGTTCACCTCGAAGTACATCGCCAACGCCGAGGCCGGCATCAACTCGCTGAAGGATCTCAAGGGCAAGAGCTTCGCCTTCGGCTCGGCCTCGTCCACCTCGGGCCACCTGATGCCGCGCTATTTCCTGCAGAAACAGGGCATCAAACCTGAAGGCTTCTTCAAGAACGTGGCCTACTCTGGCGCGCATGACGCCACTGTGGCCTGGGTGGCTTCGGGTAAGGTCGAGGGCGGCGTGCTCAACGCCTCGGTATGGGACAAGCTGGTGGAAGCCGGCAAGGTCGACCCGGCCAAGGTGAAGCTGATCGGCACCACCCCGTCCTATTACGACTACAACTGGACCGTGCGCGGCAACCTCGACGCCAAGCTGCAGCAGAAGATCACTAAGGCCTTCCTCAAGCTCGATCCGAAAAACCCGGAACAGCAGGCCATCCTGGAACTGCAGCGCGCCAGCAAGTTCATCCCGACCAAGGCGGCCAACTACAAGGGCATCGAGGCGGCAGCCAAGGAAGCGGGCCTGCTGAAGTGA
- a CDS encoding DUF3175 domain-containing protein, translating into MAQQQQRWSQQVTENSNALDLEAGVFSLDDPREIALSLMRSAERSERRKADPFRSAMSMLSFYINRAGSKLPAPQRERLERAKDELRALYGKPRRQL; encoded by the coding sequence ATGGCCCAGCAGCAACAGCGGTGGTCACAGCAAGTGACGGAGAATAGCAACGCGCTGGATCTGGAAGCCGGCGTCTTCTCGCTGGACGATCCGCGTGAAATTGCCCTGTCGCTGATGCGATCTGCCGAGCGTAGCGAGCGGAGAAAAGCAGACCCCTTCCGCTCGGCGATGTCGATGCTCTCCTTTTATATCAACCGTGCCGGGAGCAAGCTGCCCGCGCCGCAGCGCGAGCGGCTGGAGCGGGCGAAGGACGAGCTGCGTGCGCTCTACGGGAAGCCGCGCCGGCAGTTGTGA
- a CDS encoding ABC transporter permease → MLSHPRDPALLPRLLWSGLLLLLLAPTLPLTGFDPLALFDGATLKTLGGFVAGFLPPASNAVFLGEVLRASITTLAVATAGLALAMLVGLPLAFATTRALDRHALTGAAPSRGAEAGKSLLRGVMVLLRGVPEIVWALLFVRAAGLGSLPAVLALGLAYGGMLGKVYAEILESQPRGTARALRAAGAGRAQVLGYALLPQALPELVSYSVYRWECAIRASAVMGFVGAGGIGQLLDTSIKMMNGGEVSTLLLVFLLMVLATEGVSRLSRRLLESRQGGAVLAATALLAAMASVAWLLPAWHEAGFDGGSLLRFAGEFLPPDTSPTLLADIGRGALETLAMALLGTALAFVGAALLALPASGRLGRPLKTLARLLLNLLRGIPDLLWASLAVLAVGLGPAAGVLALALHTSGVLGRLFAETLENAPPAPEQALRALGAGRLGAFCYGLLPEVWAQWLAYALYRGENNIRAASVLGIVGAGGLGQQLYLALSLFQLPTAASLILAMLLLSWLLEQLSRLLRQRLEAAVGQAA, encoded by the coding sequence ATGCTGAGCCATCCACGCGACCCGGCGCTGCTGCCGCGCCTGCTGTGGAGCGGGCTGCTGCTGTTGCTGCTCGCCCCTACCCTGCCGCTGACGGGCTTCGATCCGCTGGCCTTATTCGACGGCGCCACGCTGAAGACCCTGGGCGGCTTCGTCGCGGGCTTTCTGCCGCCGGCCAGCAACGCGGTCTTTCTCGGCGAAGTGCTGCGCGCCAGCATCACCACGCTGGCGGTGGCCACCGCGGGGCTGGCGCTGGCGATGCTGGTCGGCCTGCCGCTGGCCTTCGCCACCACGCGCGCGCTGGATCGGCATGCGCTGACCGGCGCGGCGCCGTCACGCGGGGCCGAAGCGGGCAAATCGCTGCTGCGCGGTGTGATGGTGCTGTTGCGCGGCGTGCCGGAAATCGTCTGGGCGCTGCTGTTCGTGCGGGCCGCCGGGCTCGGGTCGCTACCGGCGGTGCTGGCGCTGGGACTGGCCTACGGCGGCATGCTGGGCAAGGTGTACGCCGAGATATTGGAATCGCAACCGCGCGGCACCGCGCGGGCACTGCGCGCCGCCGGTGCCGGACGTGCACAGGTGCTCGGCTACGCGCTGCTGCCGCAGGCGCTGCCGGAACTGGTGAGTTATAGCGTGTACCGCTGGGAATGCGCGATCCGCGCCTCGGCGGTGATGGGTTTCGTCGGAGCCGGCGGCATCGGGCAGTTGCTCGACACCTCGATCAAGATGATGAACGGCGGCGAGGTCAGCACCTTGCTGCTGGTCTTCCTGCTGATGGTGCTGGCTACCGAGGGCGTCAGCCGGCTGTCTCGCCGGCTGCTGGAGAGCCGACAGGGCGGCGCCGTGCTGGCGGCGACCGCACTACTGGCCGCCATGGCCAGCGTCGCCTGGCTGCTACCGGCGTGGCACGAAGCGGGTTTCGACGGCGGCAGCCTGCTGCGTTTCGCCGGCGAGTTCCTGCCGCCGGACACCAGCCCTACCCTGCTCGCCGACATCGGCCGCGGCGCGCTGGAGACCTTGGCGATGGCACTGCTGGGCACCGCGCTGGCGTTTGTCGGCGCCGCCCTGTTGGCGCTGCCGGCCTCCGGCCGACTTGGCCGCCCCTTGAAAACGCTGGCACGACTGCTGCTCAATCTGCTGCGCGGCATCCCCGACCTGCTGTGGGCCTCGCTGGCGGTGCTGGCGGTCGGTCTGGGACCGGCGGCCGGGGTGCTAGCACTGGCCTTGCACACCAGCGGCGTGCTGGGGCGGCTGTTCGCCGAAACGCTGGAGAACGCCCCGCCCGCCCCGGAGCAGGCCTTGCGCGCGCTCGGCGCTGGCCGCCTCGGCGCCTTCTGCTACGGCCTGCTGCCCGAGGTATGGGCACAGTGGCTGGCCTACGCGCTGTATCGCGGCGAGAACAATATCCGCGCGGCCTCGGTACTCGGCATCGTCGGCGCAGGGGGACTGGGGCAGCAGCTCTACCTGGCATTGTCGCTGTTCCAGCTGCCGACGGCGGCCAGCCTGATCCTGGCCATGCTGCTGCTGTCGTGGCTGCTGGAACAGCTGAGCCGGCTGCTGCGCCAGCGGCTGGAGGCGGCGGTGGGACAGGCGGCCTGA
- a CDS encoding heavy metal translocating P-type ATPase translates to MSRTELTLPIEGMTCAACASRIEKVLNRLDGVEAQVNFASETARVAFDSQQQTPQQLVERIHQSGYRVPEERLELDIGGMTCAACAARIEKVLNRLPSVRASVNFASETAILHFPAGAVALETAVAAVQKAGYSATPRATEGADTLAEKHRQAYLKELRWFWFAALLTAPLLWEMTAMLGGDAHGVLPRWLQLALATPVQFLAGWRFYKGSWHVLRSGGANMDVLVALGTSMAYLLSAVVTLAGWHDQHVYFEAGAAVITLVLLGKLLEARAKGKTSGAIEELIKLAPKTAWIENAGQLMEVPVAQLQPGDVVLVRHGERIAVDGEVIAGHAAVDESMLTGESLPVSKSVGDAVYAGTQNQDGTLTVRATGVGSRTQLADIVRLVSEAQGSKAPIQRLADVISGVFVPAVVVISVVTLLATGWLTGDWVRALIHAVAVLVIACPCALGLATPTAVMVGIGNGARRGILFRNAAALETAGRLTALVVDKTGTLTEGRPVVTDVLPLTVPRDTLLQLAASLEAGSEHPLARAVLSFAEEQGLARLPVQGFRAEVGRGVEAEVEGYGRLRVGVPDWLSDTLPEAANAFYAEGKTVIALGREGELMGLLAIADRLRPGSTEAVASLRRLGVRVVMLTGDKAATAASIAAAVGITEFRAEVKPQDKAAAVTELQQAGYKVGMVGDGVNDAPALAAADVGFAMGAGSDVAIETADVTLRQGDMRHAADAIRLSRVTLRKIRQNLFFAFIYNVLGIPLAALGWLNPVIAGAAMAASSVSVVSNSLLLRRWR, encoded by the coding sequence ATGAGTCGCACCGAGCTGACCCTGCCGATTGAAGGCATGACCTGCGCCGCCTGCGCCAGCCGCATCGAGAAGGTGCTCAACCGCCTCGACGGCGTCGAGGCGCAGGTTAACTTCGCCAGCGAAACCGCCCGGGTGGCGTTCGATTCGCAGCAGCAGACGCCGCAGCAACTGGTCGAGCGCATCCATCAGAGCGGCTACCGCGTACCCGAGGAGCGGCTGGAGCTGGATATCGGCGGCATGACCTGCGCCGCCTGCGCCGCGCGCATCGAAAAGGTGCTGAACCGCCTGCCCAGTGTGCGCGCCAGCGTCAATTTCGCCAGCGAAACCGCCATCCTGCATTTTCCGGCGGGAGCGGTGGCGCTGGAGACGGCCGTCGCGGCGGTGCAGAAAGCCGGCTACAGTGCGACACCTCGGGCCACGGAGGGGGCCGACACCCTGGCCGAGAAGCACCGCCAGGCTTATCTCAAGGAACTGCGCTGGTTCTGGTTCGCCGCGCTGCTGACCGCGCCCTTGCTGTGGGAAATGACCGCCATGCTGGGCGGGGACGCGCATGGCGTATTGCCGCGCTGGCTGCAACTGGCGCTGGCCACGCCGGTGCAATTCCTGGCCGGCTGGCGTTTCTACAAGGGCAGCTGGCACGTGCTGCGCAGCGGCGGCGCCAACATGGACGTGCTGGTGGCGCTGGGCACCAGCATGGCTTATCTGCTGTCAGCGGTGGTGACGCTGGCAGGCTGGCACGACCAGCACGTGTATTTCGAAGCCGGCGCGGCGGTCATCACGCTGGTGCTGCTGGGCAAGTTGCTCGAGGCGCGCGCCAAGGGCAAGACCTCGGGCGCCATCGAGGAACTGATCAAGCTGGCGCCCAAAACCGCCTGGATAGAGAACGCGGGTCAGTTGATGGAAGTGCCGGTGGCGCAGCTGCAGCCGGGCGATGTGGTGCTGGTGCGCCACGGCGAGCGCATCGCGGTGGACGGCGAGGTGATCGCCGGCCATGCCGCCGTCGACGAGAGCATGCTCACCGGCGAGAGCCTGCCGGTGTCCAAGAGCGTGGGCGATGCGGTATATGCCGGCACCCAGAACCAGGACGGCACGCTCACGGTGCGCGCCACCGGCGTCGGCAGCCGGACCCAACTGGCCGACATCGTGCGGCTGGTGTCCGAGGCGCAGGGCTCGAAGGCGCCGATCCAGCGCCTGGCCGACGTGATCTCCGGTGTGTTCGTGCCGGCGGTGGTGGTAATCAGCGTCGTGACGCTGCTCGCCACCGGCTGGTTGACGGGTGATTGGGTGCGCGCGCTGATCCATGCCGTGGCGGTGCTGGTGATCGCCTGCCCCTGCGCGCTGGGGCTGGCGACGCCGACGGCGGTAATGGTGGGCATCGGCAACGGCGCGCGGCGCGGCATTCTGTTCCGCAACGCGGCCGCGCTGGAGACGGCGGGGCGGTTGACGGCGCTGGTGGTGGACAAGACCGGCACCCTGACCGAAGGCCGGCCGGTGGTGACCGACGTGCTGCCGCTGACGGTGCCGCGCGACACCCTGCTGCAGCTGGCGGCCAGCCTCGAAGCCGGCTCGGAGCACCCGCTGGCGCGTGCGGTATTGAGCTTCGCCGAGGAACAGGGGCTGGCGCGCTTGCCGGTGCAGGGCTTCCGCGCCGAGGTCGGGCGCGGGGTCGAGGCCGAGGTCGAGGGGTACGGCCGTCTGCGCGTCGGCGTGCCCGACTGGTTGAGCGACACCCTGCCAGAAGCGGCCAACGCCTTCTACGCCGAGGGCAAGACCGTGATCGCGCTGGGTCGGGAGGGCGAGCTGATGGGGCTGTTGGCCATCGCCGACAGGCTGCGGCCCGGTTCGACCGAGGCGGTCGCCAGCTTGCGCCGGCTCGGCGTGAGGGTGGTGATGCTGACCGGCGACAAGGCGGCCACCGCCGCCAGCATCGCCGCCGCCGTAGGCATCACCGAATTCCGCGCCGAGGTGAAGCCGCAGGACAAGGCGGCGGCGGTGACCGAGCTGCAGCAGGCCGGCTACAAGGTCGGCATGGTCGGCGACGGCGTCAACGACGCCCCCGCACTGGCGGCGGCCGACGTCGGCTTCGCCATGGGCGCGGGCTCGGACGTGGCGATCGAAACCGCCGACGTGACGCTGCGCCAGGGCGACATGCGGCATGCCGCCGACGCCATCCGGCTGTCGCGCGTGACCCTGCGCAAGATTCGCCAGAACCTGTTCTTCGCCTTTATCTACAACGTACTCGGCATCCCGCTGGCGGCACTGGGCTGGCTCAACCCGGTAATCGCTGGGGCGGCGATGGCGGCCAGTTCGGTGTCGGTGGTGAGTAATTCGCTGCTGCTGCGGCGCTGGCGCTGA